DNA from Deltaproteobacteria bacterium:
CCAAAAATTGTGGAACCAGAAGGATTCTTCCCGCTCATTCCTTCACCCCTTCAATGCTGTCATTCAGATAACTGATCAGATCCTTCACCACCAGCCGCTGTGAATTTTTGCGGAACTTGTGGATGCACGAAGGGCACTGCGTCACCAGCATCTGCACTTTTTTTTCGGTCACCTCTTCCAGCCGCCTGCGGGCGATTTCGTTAGAGGCCCCCTTCGAGGTGATGGAATAGCACCCCCCCTGTCCCGAACAGCCGGTACACTTGCCGTTGTCGAAAAATTCCACCGGCTGGTAGCCGCTCACGTGCGCGATCATCTCGCGGGGGAGCTCCACCTCCCCCAGATAGCGGGAAAGGTAGCAGGGGTCGTGATACATCAGTTTTGTCCGGATGTTTTTTTTGAGGCGGTAATTGATGTTGTGGAGATACGGCTCCAAAAACTCGTTAATCGTGATGACTTTTCCGGGAATGCGAAAATCGTATTTTTTGTAGGTTTCGCGCAGGGTGTAAACGCAGGCGGGGGAGCCGCTGATGATGGTCTTGTACTTTTTCAGCGTATGAAAGTTGACCTCCGCGAGGTCCACAAAATCGTACTCCATCCCCCCCGCGATCAACGGGTACCCGCAACACTGAATCGCCTCGGGGTAGGCCCCCACAAAATCGATTCCCAGTTTTTCGAAAAGCTCGAA
Protein-coding regions in this window:
- a CDS encoding (Fe-S)-binding protein, whose translation is MLENFSKLMDYCTFCPRLCQSACPVAMTEGNESFSPWGLMQTMNLIRKGELELNAEVAALSYKCLTCKACTTQCEHGNVIPPVLHEVRKEAVARELAPPEISGFLNKFHKHNNPFAKDLLHKLKGLLPEHAFEMNTQTVYYPSCTTIAKTPEVVGDTFELFEKLGIDFVGAYPEAIQCCGYPLIAGGMEYDFVDLAEVNFHTLKKYKTIISGSPACVYTLRETYKKYDFRIPGKVITINEFLEPYLHNINYRLKKNIRTKLMYHDPCYLSRYLGEVELPREMIAHVSGYQPVEFFDNGKCTGCSGQGGCYSITSKGASNEIARRRLEEVTEKKVQMLVTQCPSCIHKFRKNSQRLVVKDLISYLNDSIEGVKE